In one Mycobacteroides chelonae genomic region, the following are encoded:
- a CDS encoding cysteine hydrolase family protein, which yields MTSFVAPQWDSSALVVIDVQAAFVSGAMAVPGTADRIPALGRLIAAFRKAGRPIVHVVRLYVPGGTDTDLPRRADILAGREVAAPGTEGSQIPVELLPHDAQLDPELLLAGGFQEVGPTEHIVFKPRWSAFYRTELEQHLRDRGVSTIVVAGCNLPNCPRATLFDASERDYRAVLVEDATSQVTPERLHDLTLIGVNVSDVASVEQELARV from the coding sequence GTGACAAGCTTCGTCGCTCCTCAGTGGGACAGTTCAGCCTTGGTGGTCATCGATGTGCAGGCGGCGTTCGTCTCCGGCGCCATGGCGGTGCCCGGGACCGCTGATCGAATTCCCGCGCTCGGTCGGCTGATCGCGGCCTTCCGCAAGGCCGGTCGCCCGATCGTGCACGTGGTGCGGCTCTATGTGCCGGGCGGCACCGACACCGATTTGCCCCGTCGCGCAGACATTCTCGCCGGCCGCGAGGTGGCCGCACCCGGCACCGAAGGTTCCCAGATCCCCGTCGAGCTGCTGCCACACGACGCTCAGCTGGATCCAGAGCTGCTGTTGGCGGGCGGATTTCAGGAAGTCGGCCCCACGGAGCACATTGTGTTCAAGCCCCGCTGGAGCGCCTTCTACCGGACCGAGCTGGAGCAGCACCTGCGTGACCGGGGTGTTTCGACCATCGTGGTGGCGGGCTGCAATCTGCCGAACTGCCCGCGCGCCACGCTGTTCGACGCCTCCGAGCGGGATTACCGCGCGGTGCTCGTCGAGGACGCCACCTCACAGGTCACACCCGAGCGGCTGCACGACCTGACACTCATCGGAGTGAACGTCTCCGACGTGGCGTCGGTGGAACAGGAGCTGGCGCGGGTCTGA
- a CDS encoding glycogen/starch/alpha-glucan phosphorylase, with protein sequence MTHSAELDHDEHSRTGLNADTLQRAIIDHLRYSIGRPASVLTPAHYYRALALAVRDRMQQRWIASMQTYLDLSRKVAVYLSAEFLMGPQLGNNLLNLQIEQQARDALSALGQDLDEVLECEEEPGLGNGGLGRLAACYMDSLATLDRPAIGYGIRYEYGIFDQEIRDGWQVEKTDNWLDNGNPWEIAKPDLNFIVGWGGHTEQYLDEDGNFRARWVPQRFLKGIPYDTPIQGYGVNTCNTLTLWSARAVQSFELDAFNAGDYYKAVEDEVSSETVTKVLYPNDEPEAGKRLRLLQQHFFVSCSLQRVLHILEDVAERPVNELAEQFALQLNDTHPSIGVAELMRLLVDERGLGWDEAWEITVAAFGYTNHTLLPEALETWPLGLFAESLPRHLEIIYEINRRFLDEVRSRFPGDDARVRRMSLIGEEGGKSVRMAHLATVGSHAINGVAALHSELLKESVLKDFYELWPQRFSNKTNGVTPRRFLALANPGLRELLDDAIGEGWIADLDRLRELEPYAEDSSFRMQWREVKRLNKARLAEYVLATTGVDLDPNWMFDIQVKRIHEYKRQHLNVLHIVTLYHRLKQNPDLRIAPRAFIFGGKAAPGYFMAKRIIKLINAVAETVNNDPHVSQYLKVAFLPNFNVKSAHLIYPAADLSEQISTAGKEASGTGNMKFMLSGALTIGTLDGANVEMREEAGAENFFLFGLTVDEVQRLVHEGYRPEDFVELNDELRAVLDLIASGHFSGGDPSVFAPIVDSLRSHDPFLVLADYSSYIECQQRVSDAWHDVTAWTRMSILNTARGGKFSSDRAIAEYCEQIWGVQPVTVQV encoded by the coding sequence ATGACGCACTCTGCCGAGCTTGACCATGACGAGCACTCCCGCACCGGCTTGAATGCCGACACTCTGCAGAGAGCCATCATCGATCATCTGCGGTATTCGATCGGGCGCCCGGCAAGCGTGCTCACCCCCGCGCACTACTACCGCGCTCTGGCACTCGCGGTCCGAGATCGCATGCAGCAGCGCTGGATTGCCAGCATGCAGACCTACCTGGATCTGAGCCGCAAGGTCGCGGTGTATCTGTCGGCGGAGTTCCTCATGGGGCCGCAGCTGGGCAACAACCTGCTCAACCTGCAGATCGAACAGCAGGCCCGCGATGCCCTCTCGGCGTTGGGCCAGGACCTCGACGAGGTGCTCGAGTGCGAGGAAGAGCCGGGTCTGGGCAACGGCGGCCTGGGCCGGCTGGCGGCCTGCTACATGGACTCGCTGGCCACCCTGGATCGCCCCGCGATCGGCTACGGCATCCGGTACGAATACGGGATTTTCGATCAGGAGATCCGCGACGGGTGGCAGGTCGAGAAGACCGACAACTGGCTCGACAACGGAAACCCTTGGGAAATCGCTAAACCCGACCTTAACTTCATCGTCGGATGGGGTGGCCACACCGAGCAGTACCTGGATGAGGACGGGAACTTCCGGGCACGCTGGGTCCCGCAGCGCTTCCTCAAGGGCATCCCGTACGACACCCCCATCCAGGGCTACGGCGTGAACACCTGCAACACGCTGACGCTGTGGAGCGCCCGCGCGGTGCAGTCCTTCGAGTTGGACGCCTTCAACGCCGGCGACTACTACAAGGCCGTCGAGGACGAGGTGTCCTCCGAAACCGTCACCAAGGTGCTCTACCCCAATGACGAACCCGAGGCCGGTAAGCGGCTGCGGCTGCTGCAGCAGCACTTCTTCGTTTCCTGCTCGCTGCAGCGCGTGCTGCACATCCTGGAGGATGTGGCCGAGCGTCCGGTCAACGAGCTGGCCGAGCAGTTCGCCCTGCAGCTCAACGACACTCACCCGTCAATCGGTGTGGCGGAGTTGATGCGGCTGCTGGTCGACGAGCGCGGCCTGGGCTGGGACGAGGCCTGGGAGATCACGGTGGCGGCCTTCGGGTACACCAACCACACCCTGCTGCCCGAGGCGCTGGAGACGTGGCCGCTGGGACTGTTCGCCGAATCACTGCCCCGGCACCTGGAGATCATCTACGAGATCAACCGCCGGTTCCTGGACGAGGTCCGCTCCCGCTTCCCCGGTGATGACGCCCGGGTGCGCCGCATGTCGCTCATCGGCGAGGAGGGCGGCAAGAGTGTGCGGATGGCGCACCTGGCCACCGTCGGCAGTCACGCCATCAACGGTGTGGCCGCACTGCATTCAGAACTTCTCAAGGAGAGCGTGCTCAAGGACTTCTACGAGCTGTGGCCGCAGCGGTTCAGTAACAAGACCAACGGGGTGACGCCGCGCCGGTTCCTGGCGCTGGCCAACCCGGGGCTGCGTGAGCTGCTCGACGACGCCATCGGTGAGGGCTGGATCGCGGATCTGGACCGGCTACGCGAACTGGAACCGTACGCCGAGGACTCGTCGTTCCGGATGCAGTGGCGAGAGGTCAAGCGCCTCAACAAGGCCCGGCTCGCCGAGTACGTGCTGGCGACCACCGGGGTAGATCTGGATCCCAACTGGATGTTCGATATCCAGGTCAAGCGAATCCACGAGTACAAGCGTCAGCACCTCAACGTGCTGCACATCGTGACGCTGTACCACCGGCTCAAGCAGAACCCGGATCTGCGGATCGCACCGCGCGCCTTCATCTTCGGCGGTAAGGCCGCGCCCGGGTACTTCATGGCCAAGCGGATCATCAAACTCATCAACGCGGTCGCCGAGACCGTCAACAACGACCCGCACGTCAGCCAGTACCTCAAGGTGGCGTTCCTGCCGAACTTCAACGTCAAGAGCGCGCACCTGATCTACCCGGCGGCCGACTTGTCGGAGCAGATTTCCACGGCGGGCAAGGAAGCCTCGGGCACCGGGAACATGAAGTTCATGCTCAGTGGGGCGCTGACCATCGGCACGCTCGACGGCGCCAACGTCGAGATGCGCGAAGAAGCCGGAGCCGAGAACTTCTTCCTCTTCGGGCTGACCGTGGACGAGGTGCAGCGCCTGGTGCACGAGGGGTACCGGCCCGAGGACTTCGTCGAACTCAACGATGAACTCCGCGCCGTGCTGGATCTGATTGCCAGCGGCCATTTCTCGGGTGGAGATCCGTCGGTGTTCGCGCCGATCGTGGACTCGCTGCGTAGCCACGACCCGTTCCTGGTGCTGGCCGACTATTCCTCGTACATCGAATGCCAGCAGCGGGTGTCCGACGCCTGGCACGACGTGACGGCGTGGACGCGGATGTCGATCCTCAACACCGCACGCGGTGGCAAGTTCTCCTCGGACCGAGCCATCGCCGAATACTGCGAGCAGATCTGGGGTGTGCAGCCGGTCACCGTGCAGGTGTAG
- a CDS encoding MarR family winged helix-turn-helix transcriptional regulator, whose amino-acid sequence MLTPNVRSVFNELIRLETELWNAVDARLRSELELPLSWYEPMNIMAARECCRVQDIAGDLAITVGGASKLVDRIEAAGFCRRRPNPADKRSMIVELTPIGRGLLLRAHAVLDAELDRRMGEVLTGKVLEEFASTLVRLRAVSLTADTPCDVS is encoded by the coding sequence ATGCTGACTCCGAACGTACGAAGCGTGTTCAACGAGCTGATCCGGCTCGAGACCGAGCTATGGAATGCGGTTGACGCTCGCTTGCGCTCCGAGCTTGAACTGCCGCTGTCGTGGTATGAGCCGATGAACATCATGGCCGCACGTGAATGCTGCCGTGTTCAGGACATAGCCGGTGATCTGGCCATCACGGTGGGCGGGGCCAGCAAGCTGGTGGACAGGATTGAGGCGGCGGGGTTCTGCCGACGGCGGCCCAACCCCGCGGACAAACGGTCGATGATTGTGGAACTGACGCCAATCGGCAGGGGTCTGTTGCTGCGTGCACATGCAGTACTCGATGCAGAGCTCGATCGCAGGATGGGCGAGGTTCTTACGGGGAAAGTCCTCGAGGAATTCGCTTCGACGTTGGTGAGGCTGCGGGCGGTCAGCCTCACGGCCGATACCCCGTGCGACGTCAGTTGA
- a CDS encoding hemophore-related protein: MLLPSSVDARRVGRAFLVGTAAAAVMALTGFVPVSAADPDAEPVINCDAAGYQRVAAGVALATADYMDENPDVRDAYTRMKSDNVRPSEEVEAYLAGHPDVAASMSRLRQPLKDLMIRCGWGVPASQ, translated from the coding sequence ATGCTGTTGCCTTCCTCTGTCGATGCCCGTCGAGTGGGTCGCGCTTTTCTTGTCGGTACGGCTGCGGCCGCAGTGATGGCGCTAACGGGTTTCGTACCCGTCTCGGCGGCTGATCCTGACGCGGAACCCGTGATCAACTGTGATGCGGCCGGTTATCAGCGGGTGGCAGCGGGTGTTGCGCTGGCAACGGCCGATTACATGGACGAGAACCCTGATGTCCGTGATGCGTATACCCGTATGAAATCGGACAATGTCAGACCCAGTGAAGAGGTCGAGGCCTATCTTGCCGGGCATCCAGACGTGGCCGCCTCGATGTCGCGGCTACGCCAGCCATTGAAAGATCTCATGATTCGTTGCGGATGGGGCGTGCCTGCGTCACAGTGA
- a CDS encoding GMC family oxidoreductase, producing MRSVIVVGGGSAGVVLASRLSMDPARSVTLIEAGPAYGSADFPSSVRDATRLGAFTGADWGYLSTKGKFDHEVHLYRGKVLGGSSSVNGSVFIPPTREDIQRWRKAGADAFTVADFEEALSRSKVPVHTLGLDEISDMQRLFLESAAAVGLPKSPGFGTSHPGGYGPYPVNNIGGVRYNVALAYLTDAVWARPNLDIRGDTTVDRILFDSEQPSRAIGVLLANRQRVFGDEVILSAGAYGSPAILLRSGIGPAQDLARLGIGVVRDLPVGRGLQDHPFYYVAFGADPAKIGRQEPVIGGKVWTASSLAEPGELDLHITATHLIDQKASRTGSAFVLAVSVTRPDSRGSVTLASRDPDAAPVIDLNFLGEQRDTVRLIEGIRLAQKIAAAEPLASIITGNISPGSEATDSELIRDALSFLDTYHHPVATASIGPVGSEFGVVDTFGAVHGLEGLRVVDASIIPDAPSPATNPTVIGMAEVIARKVFDA from the coding sequence ATGCGTAGCGTAATTGTGGTGGGCGGCGGTTCGGCGGGGGTGGTGTTGGCCAGTCGGCTGTCGATGGATCCCGCTCGCTCGGTCACCCTGATCGAGGCGGGACCCGCCTATGGAAGTGCCGACTTTCCCTCGTCGGTGCGGGACGCCACGCGTTTGGGTGCATTCACCGGAGCTGACTGGGGATATCTGTCTACCAAGGGCAAGTTCGATCACGAGGTGCACCTATACCGCGGGAAGGTTCTCGGTGGCAGCTCCTCGGTAAATGGCTCCGTATTCATTCCGCCGACGCGGGAGGATATTCAGCGATGGCGCAAGGCCGGTGCGGACGCGTTCACGGTGGCTGATTTCGAGGAAGCACTGTCACGGTCCAAGGTGCCGGTTCATACCCTGGGGCTCGATGAAATAAGCGATATGCAGAGGCTTTTCCTGGAGTCGGCCGCCGCTGTCGGTCTACCGAAGAGCCCTGGCTTCGGTACATCGCACCCCGGTGGCTACGGGCCGTATCCCGTGAACAACATCGGAGGTGTCCGCTACAACGTGGCGCTCGCATATCTCACGGATGCCGTGTGGGCCCGGCCCAACCTCGACATTCGTGGTGACACAACGGTGGATCGCATTCTGTTCGACAGCGAGCAGCCAAGCCGCGCAATCGGTGTTCTGCTGGCGAACCGACAGAGGGTGTTTGGCGATGAGGTCATTCTCTCGGCGGGGGCTTACGGATCGCCCGCAATTCTCTTGCGATCCGGCATCGGGCCGGCTCAGGACTTGGCGCGGCTGGGTATCGGTGTCGTCAGGGACCTGCCGGTGGGTCGGGGACTTCAAGACCATCCCTTCTATTACGTGGCGTTCGGTGCGGACCCCGCGAAGATCGGGAGACAAGAACCCGTTATCGGGGGAAAGGTTTGGACCGCCAGTTCTCTAGCCGAACCAGGAGAACTGGACTTGCACATCACGGCCACCCATCTCATCGATCAGAAGGCCAGCCGGACGGGGTCGGCGTTTGTACTTGCCGTCTCGGTGACGAGACCGGACTCTCGCGGTTCAGTCACCTTGGCATCGAGGGATCCGGATGCGGCACCAGTGATCGATCTGAACTTCCTCGGGGAGCAGCGGGACACCGTCCGTCTCATTGAGGGAATCAGGTTGGCGCAGAAGATCGCTGCCGCTGAACCATTGGCCAGCATCATTACTGGCAATATCTCCCCGGGATCGGAGGCGACTGACAGCGAACTTATCCGCGATGCCTTGAGTTTCCTGGATACCTATCATCATCCTGTTGCCACCGCATCGATCGGGCCCGTGGGGTCGGAGTTTGGGGTAGTCGACACCTTTGGTGCCGTGCATGGTCTCGAAGGTCTTCGAGTTGTGGATGCATCGATCATTCCTGATGCGCCGTCCCCGGCGACCAACCCGACCGTGATTGGGATGGCAGAAGTAATCGCACGCAAGGTTTTCGATGCGTGA
- a CDS encoding quinone oxidoreductase family protein, with product MKAAVVHEWGQQPAYTDFPDPRPTDGAEVATVEASALTNLTRAVISGKHYSSKEISLPAIAGVDGVVRLANGKRVYSGSLAPYGMMAERTIVYPAGAVEVPEHVDSVIAAAIPNPGISAWLALTHGAAVRPGQHVLVLGATGVTGSLAVQLAKSVFGAGHVTVAGRNADRLDWLRTVGADDIITLGSDDLAEGITARHTERPFDAVLDYLWGSPAEQTLNALAASHPSAHFHATRFVQIGAMTGETISVNASTLRSTGITLSGVGIGSVPPEALLQARTEALPKLFAMVDGGDLQLQTLARPLADIETVWAAKEPSGVRVVVTP from the coding sequence ATGAAGGCAGCAGTCGTACATGAGTGGGGGCAGCAGCCCGCATACACCGACTTCCCGGACCCGCGGCCCACCGACGGCGCCGAGGTCGCCACCGTCGAGGCATCGGCCCTGACCAACCTGACCCGGGCCGTCATCTCCGGGAAGCACTACAGCAGCAAGGAGATCAGCCTTCCCGCGATCGCCGGAGTCGACGGTGTCGTGCGGCTGGCCAATGGCAAGCGGGTGTACAGCGGATCACTCGCGCCGTACGGGATGATGGCCGAACGCACCATCGTGTACCCGGCCGGTGCCGTCGAGGTGCCCGAACACGTCGATTCGGTGATAGCCGCCGCAATCCCCAACCCGGGAATATCGGCCTGGTTGGCCCTGACCCATGGCGCCGCCGTCCGGCCCGGTCAGCACGTGCTGGTGCTCGGAGCCACCGGGGTCACCGGCTCGCTGGCGGTGCAGCTCGCGAAATCGGTATTCGGTGCCGGGCACGTGACGGTCGCGGGCCGTAACGCCGATCGGTTGGACTGGCTGCGCACGGTGGGAGCCGACGACATCATCACGCTGGGCAGCGATGACCTCGCCGAGGGCATCACCGCGCGGCACACGGAACGCCCGTTCGATGCGGTGCTGGATTATCTGTGGGGCTCCCCCGCTGAGCAGACCCTTAACGCGCTGGCGGCCAGCCATCCGTCGGCACATTTCCACGCCACCCGCTTCGTGCAGATCGGCGCAATGACCGGGGAGACAATCAGCGTGAATGCTTCCACCTTGCGCAGCACCGGCATCACGTTGTCCGGTGTCGGGATCGGCAGCGTGCCACCCGAAGCTCTGCTGCAGGCACGCACCGAGGCGTTGCCGAAGCTTTTCGCCATGGTCGACGGCGGTGACCTGCAGCTACAGACGCTGGCCCGGCCGCTGGCCGATATCGAGACCGTCTGGGCGGCGAAGGAGCCGTCCGGGGTGCGAGTGGTGGTTACTCCGTAA
- a CDS encoding MarR family winged helix-turn-helix transcriptional regulator, protein MKTKSALIASINTLVGAVGDKFEPDEDSDAERDFMAQRCPPRMEHLIRTLPTLSLHLLAAIAEGPVSVVGLAARSGQLKGTVSKHVQRLVDAGWVERVPIPGNRKEIELIVTADGGIVVNVHSTLHEEMEHGVRDFLQRYSNADLQVVEKVLQDLLASGRDGVRIVAAGG, encoded by the coding sequence ATGAAAACCAAGTCGGCGCTGATCGCCAGCATCAACACGCTGGTGGGTGCGGTGGGGGACAAGTTCGAACCGGACGAGGACTCTGATGCTGAACGCGATTTCATGGCGCAGCGGTGCCCACCCCGGATGGAACATCTCATCAGAACGCTGCCGACACTGTCGCTACATCTGCTGGCGGCGATCGCCGAGGGGCCGGTCAGTGTGGTAGGTCTGGCGGCGCGCTCGGGCCAGCTCAAGGGCACGGTGTCCAAGCATGTGCAGCGGCTGGTGGACGCGGGCTGGGTCGAACGTGTGCCGATTCCCGGTAACCGCAAGGAGATTGAGCTCATCGTGACCGCTGACGGCGGCATCGTCGTCAACGTGCACAGCACCCTGCACGAGGAGATGGAGCATGGCGTGCGCGACTTCTTGCAGCGTTACAGCAATGCCGACCTGCAGGTTGTCGAGAAGGTGCTGCAGGACCTACTGGCCTCCGGTAGGGACGGTGTGCGGATCGTGGCGGCCGGGGGCTAG
- a CDS encoding carotenoid oxygenase family protein, with the protein MTQPKDVDMAIDLLSDEYVLPVDRETTATALRVTGEIPKFLNGRYVRTGPNPLPGQYDPNNYSVFGATGDGMVHGVRLRDGRAEWYRSRWVRTPKVSRLLGERPKPANYRAGVTTVSPQTNVYGFAGKTIVSAEGGLAPYELNDDLETIGTCDFGGTLESGYTGHPKLDPVSGELHAVTYQLVGPAVARYVVIGPDGTVRRSVPLDVPGRPLLHDIALSQNYVMIFDCPLVIDLNLLTRRIAPPFVSRIAAGLLGRFEPPALLGPLVARAPLPKTAEVPLRWKAGHPSRIGVIPRQGPATVRWFEIEPCYVFHTLNAHEDDGTIVIDACRITGPDEDSEYNIADVLGTGRPRLHRWEVDLETGVVKESWTDERLQEFPMVDPRRISLPHRYGFTTSIGDTDMDTLESLDDARAALIRYDLTGGGTAEHKLEAGHIPGEFSPVPRSADAEEGDGVLIGYEYDRSTQLSNMLIVDAQSMEKVATVHLPARIPFQFHGNWIPA; encoded by the coding sequence ATGACGCAGCCCAAGGATGTCGATATGGCCATAGACCTACTTTCCGACGAATACGTGCTCCCGGTCGATCGGGAGACGACGGCGACCGCTTTGCGCGTCACCGGTGAGATACCGAAGTTCCTGAATGGGCGCTACGTCCGCACCGGGCCCAATCCCCTACCCGGACAATATGACCCCAACAACTACTCGGTGTTCGGCGCGACCGGCGACGGCATGGTGCACGGCGTGCGGCTGCGCGATGGCCGCGCCGAGTGGTACCGCAGCCGCTGGGTGCGCACGCCGAAGGTATCTCGACTGCTCGGCGAGAGGCCGAAACCGGCCAACTACCGGGCCGGTGTGACGACGGTGTCCCCGCAGACGAATGTGTACGGCTTTGCCGGCAAGACGATCGTCAGCGCCGAGGGCGGTCTGGCCCCCTACGAGCTAAATGATGACCTGGAGACCATCGGAACCTGCGATTTCGGCGGCACGCTCGAAAGCGGTTACACCGGGCATCCCAAGCTGGATCCGGTCAGTGGCGAGTTACACGCAGTCACCTACCAACTCGTCGGGCCGGCAGTGGCGCGTTATGTGGTGATCGGCCCCGATGGCACGGTGCGCAGGAGCGTGCCCCTGGACGTGCCGGGCAGGCCACTACTGCACGACATCGCCCTGAGCCAGAACTACGTGATGATCTTCGACTGCCCGCTGGTGATCGACCTCAACCTCCTGACCCGCCGTATCGCGCCACCATTCGTCAGCCGCATAGCCGCCGGGCTATTGGGGCGGTTCGAGCCGCCCGCGTTGCTCGGTCCGCTGGTGGCCCGGGCACCCTTACCTAAGACCGCCGAGGTACCGCTGCGCTGGAAAGCCGGTCATCCCAGCCGCATTGGGGTGATTCCCCGTCAGGGCCCCGCGACGGTGCGCTGGTTCGAGATCGAACCCTGCTATGTGTTCCACACCCTTAACGCGCACGAGGACGACGGCACCATCGTCATCGATGCCTGCCGGATCACCGGCCCCGACGAGGACTCGGAGTACAACATCGCCGACGTGCTGGGGACGGGGCGCCCACGGCTGCACCGATGGGAGGTCGACCTGGAGACCGGAGTGGTCAAAGAATCATGGACGGACGAACGCCTCCAGGAGTTCCCCATGGTCGACCCACGGCGGATCAGCCTGCCGCACCGATACGGATTCACCACCAGCATCGGCGACACCGATATGGACACCCTGGAAAGCCTCGATGACGCACGTGCCGCACTGATCCGCTACGACCTCACCGGCGGCGGCACCGCCGAACACAAGCTGGAGGCCGGACACATTCCCGGCGAGTTCTCCCCCGTGCCGCGTTCCGCGGATGCCGAGGAGGGTGACGGGGTGCTGATCGGATATGAGTACGACCGCAGCACTCAACTGAGCAACATGTTGATCGTCGATGCTCAGTCGATGGAAAAAGTTGCGACCGTTCACCTTCCGGCGCGGATACCCTTCCAGTTTCACGGCAACTGGATACCGGCCTAG
- a CDS encoding TetR/AcrR family transcriptional regulator, protein MPPRKSSASGRSPGYRPTDDELLDLVLPVIAEYGCGAVTMEQIVATGEVTKQTLYAHFGSKDGLLIRLVSREAALMRTIFDDVSMPENIDLNDPTASLSAALEPFFVHAAARPLGMRLLADSTAPRVPGFDEQVLTDAVSRIMSVFQLGDPAQDEAAAHRRLLLATMSARAIMSGVLTAITHHIDPAVAVRTCATFIIAGVSAAYPAALITDS, encoded by the coding sequence GTGCCACCACGCAAATCCAGTGCGTCAGGACGCAGCCCAGGATACCGCCCCACCGACGACGAGCTCCTCGATCTGGTGCTGCCGGTTATCGCCGAATATGGTTGCGGCGCAGTGACTATGGAGCAGATCGTGGCCACCGGCGAGGTGACCAAGCAGACGTTGTACGCACATTTTGGCTCCAAGGACGGGCTGCTCATCCGGCTCGTCAGCCGCGAGGCCGCCTTGATGCGCACGATCTTCGACGACGTGTCGATGCCAGAGAACATCGACCTGAACGATCCGACGGCATCACTGAGCGCCGCCCTGGAGCCCTTCTTCGTCCATGCGGCCGCCCGCCCACTGGGCATGCGATTACTGGCCGATTCCACCGCGCCTCGGGTGCCCGGGTTTGACGAGCAGGTTCTCACCGACGCCGTATCCCGCATCATGTCCGTCTTTCAGCTCGGGGATCCGGCGCAGGACGAGGCCGCGGCACACCGTCGCCTGCTGCTGGCGACCATGAGTGCACGCGCCATCATGTCGGGAGTGCTGACCGCGATCACCCACCACATCGACCCTGCGGTGGCGGTGCGCACGTGCGCGACCTTCATCATCGCGGGAGTCTCGGCCGCTTATCCGGCCGCGCTGATCACCGACTCGTAG
- a CDS encoding alpha/beta fold hydrolase has protein sequence MTTLRDPDVPFGLTEVATADGARIHVRCYGPQDGPPLVLIHGFACRVEYWNAQINEFADRYRVIAYDQRGFGRSFLGARGVSPEVLGDDLAEVLAATVRGRRAVLVGHSFGGITIMAWAQRHPGLVRQYAKAVLLTDTVAQKFDAQTRIVPFAHRFAALRRPLLRRGRTMPIPLPPAWLLRPAARRMVVAARTPRAVVDFVLGIVATTDRFTRAIWLTALGHLHVLSGLDSLTVPTTVLVGTDDRLTPVASSDLIAERLSAKGYLFDYVKVPGVGHCVNIEEISIFNSEVERLLRVGESAAISRAL, from the coding sequence ATGACGACCCTGCGCGATCCCGATGTTCCGTTCGGCCTCACGGAGGTCGCTACGGCTGATGGCGCCCGGATCCATGTGCGCTGCTATGGCCCGCAGGATGGGCCGCCCCTGGTCCTGATCCACGGATTTGCCTGCCGGGTCGAATACTGGAATGCCCAGATCAATGAATTCGCCGATCGGTATCGCGTTATCGCCTATGACCAAAGGGGTTTCGGCAGAAGCTTCCTGGGCGCGCGTGGGGTGAGCCCGGAGGTGCTGGGTGACGACCTCGCGGAGGTGCTCGCGGCCACGGTGCGCGGGCGGCGTGCGGTGTTGGTAGGGCACAGTTTCGGCGGAATCACCATCATGGCCTGGGCGCAACGCCATCCCGGATTGGTGCGGCAGTACGCCAAGGCGGTTCTGCTCACCGATACCGTGGCCCAAAAGTTCGATGCCCAAACGCGAATCGTGCCGTTTGCGCACAGGTTCGCGGCACTTCGTCGCCCACTGCTCCGACGCGGGCGCACCATGCCGATCCCCCTGCCGCCGGCCTGGCTGCTGCGCCCCGCGGCGCGCCGGATGGTGGTCGCTGCGCGGACGCCGCGCGCCGTGGTCGACTTCGTGCTCGGGATCGTGGCGACCACCGACCGGTTCACTCGTGCGATCTGGCTCACGGCGTTGGGCCACCTGCACGTGCTGTCGGGTCTGGACTCGCTGACGGTGCCGACCACCGTCCTCGTCGGCACCGACGATCGCCTGACACCCGTTGCGTCTTCGGACCTCATCGCCGAGCGCTTATCCGCCAAGGGGTATCTCTTTGACTACGTGAAGGTCCCAGGCGTGGGCCACTGCGTGAACATCGAAGAGATCTCGATCTTCAACAGCGAGGTGGAACGGCTACTGCGGGTAGGGGAGAGCGCTGCGATCAGTCGAGCACTTTGA
- a CDS encoding TetR/AcrR family transcriptional regulator — protein sequence MANPRAADEDLTAKARIRNTALDLYAQYGEERISLRAVASEAGVTLGLVQHHFKTKAGLREAVDQLVVDYFVETLRSVEAEKDPRKLAAARDAAVRRMLEANPPVVNYVRRAVLEPSDEQMHLLDALIGLTRDEVATLRREDMAPTDRAESTQVVSVLVRQMGDMLLQPLIDAAWDRVTPGKTRKPTLSIKVLD from the coding sequence ATGGCAAACCCGCGCGCGGCCGACGAGGACCTGACCGCGAAGGCCCGTATTCGCAATACGGCACTGGATCTCTACGCCCAGTACGGCGAGGAGCGAATCTCACTACGCGCGGTGGCATCCGAGGCCGGAGTGACTCTCGGGTTGGTGCAGCACCATTTCAAGACAAAGGCAGGCCTGCGTGAGGCGGTTGACCAATTGGTGGTCGACTACTTCGTCGAGACGCTCCGATCGGTCGAGGCCGAGAAGGACCCACGCAAGCTCGCCGCCGCCCGCGATGCGGCGGTACGACGCATGCTCGAGGCGAACCCGCCCGTCGTGAACTATGTGCGCCGGGCGGTGCTGGAACCTTCCGATGAACAGATGCATCTGCTCGACGCACTGATCGGGCTGACCCGAGACGAGGTGGCCACACTTCGCAGGGAGGATATGGCACCTACCGACCGCGCCGAATCGACTCAGGTGGTCTCCGTACTGGTTCGCCAAATGGGCGACATGTTGCTGCAGCCGCTCATCGATGCCGCCTGGGATCGCGTGACCCCCGGAAAGACCCGCAAGCCCACGCTCTCGATCAAAGTGCTCGACTGA